A window of the Mucilaginibacter sp. cycad4 genome harbors these coding sequences:
- a CDS encoding RNA ligase family protein has translation MAISQKYGRTYHYPFSPGTTSDDRIQHDYWQHIQKIPTLIHTEKLDGENNCLSRYGVFARSHAAPTISAWTESIRRFWQMIKNDLGNLEIFLENLYAIHSIEYRNLEHHFYVFGIREHDRWLSWEETKFYAAMIGLPTAPEMGIVQRPSEQSVFEQEVLALTKGRGTLDPYDVQHGQPATIEGIVTRNADGYAVNDFAHNVFKYVRKGHVKTDQHWTRSWKRAPLKNEGGTYVDHY, from the coding sequence ATGGCTATATCACAAAAATATGGTCGTACGTATCATTATCCGTTTTCGCCGGGTACAACCAGCGACGACAGGATACAGCACGACTATTGGCAACATATACAAAAAATACCCACGCTTATCCATACCGAAAAGCTGGATGGAGAGAATAACTGTTTATCGCGATACGGTGTTTTTGCACGTTCGCACGCGGCGCCAACGATTTCTGCCTGGACTGAAAGCATCCGCAGGTTTTGGCAAATGATCAAAAATGATCTGGGCAATTTGGAGATCTTTCTTGAAAATCTTTACGCCATCCATTCCATCGAATACCGGAACCTTGAACATCATTTTTATGTTTTTGGCATCCGTGAACATGACCGTTGGCTAAGCTGGGAAGAGACTAAATTTTATGCAGCAATGATAGGGCTGCCAACCGCACCCGAAATGGGAATAGTTCAGCGGCCTTCCGAACAATCTGTATTTGAGCAGGAGGTTTTGGCACTTACCAAAGGAAGGGGAACTTTAGATCCTTATGATGTACAGCACGGACAGCCTGCAACCATCGAAGGAATAGTCACCCGAAATGCGGATGGTTATGCAGTGAATGATTTTGCACATAACGTATTTAAATATGTACGAAAAGGGCACGTTAAAACTGACCAGCACTGGACACGCAGTTGGAAACGTGCACCTTTAAAAAATGAAGGAGGTACCTATGTGGACCATTACTGA
- the mgrA gene encoding L-glyceraldehyde 3-phosphate reductase: MTYLPNQNRYQDMEYRRCGNSGLKLPAVSLGLWHNFGGIDSLENARNILRLAFDKGITHFDLANNYGPPAGSAEETFGRIFKDDFKNYRDELIISSKAGWGMWEGPYGDWGSKKYLVASLDQSLKRMGLDYVDIFYHHRPDPETPIEETMGALDLIVRQGKALYVGISSYSASETEKAVAVLKELGTPCLIHQPKYSMFDRWVEGGLLDVLEDKGIGCIPFSPLAQGLLTNKYLKGIPEGSRAAAHRGNGAIDEDAITEQNIAKAAKLNELALQRGQNLAQMALSWILKDKRITSVLIGASKPEQVTDSIGCLANTSFTDEELKLINHILA; encoded by the coding sequence ATGACCTATCTACCCAATCAAAACCGTTATCAGGATATGGAATACCGCCGTTGCGGTAACAGCGGCTTAAAACTGCCTGCAGTATCGCTTGGCTTATGGCATAACTTCGGTGGTATCGACAGCCTGGAGAATGCCCGCAATATTTTACGTTTGGCCTTTGATAAAGGCATTACCCATTTTGACCTCGCCAATAATTACGGTCCACCGGCAGGATCAGCCGAGGAAACTTTCGGCCGTATTTTTAAGGACGACTTTAAAAACTATCGCGATGAGTTGATTATTTCGAGCAAAGCTGGATGGGGCATGTGGGAAGGTCCGTATGGTGACTGGGGCTCAAAAAAATACCTGGTAGCCAGTTTGGATCAAAGCCTTAAACGGATGGGGCTTGATTATGTAGATATTTTCTATCACCATCGCCCTGATCCCGAAACCCCTATTGAAGAAACCATGGGTGCACTGGACCTGATAGTACGCCAGGGCAAAGCTTTGTATGTTGGGATCTCAAGCTACAGCGCTTCCGAAACCGAAAAAGCCGTTGCCGTATTGAAAGAACTAGGCACGCCATGCCTCATCCATCAGCCTAAATATTCCATGTTCGACAGGTGGGTTGAAGGTGGTTTGCTTGATGTGCTGGAAGATAAAGGCATTGGCTGTATCCCGTTCTCACCGCTGGCACAAGGTTTATTAACTAATAAGTACCTGAAAGGTATTCCTGAGGGCTCAAGGGCCGCTGCTCACCGTGGTAACGGTGCTATTGACGAAGATGCGATAACTGAGCAAAACATAGCCAAAGCCGCAAAACTGAATGAACTTGCCCTGCAGCGCGGTCAAAACCTGGCGCAGATGGCGTTATCGTGGATCCTGAAAGATAAGCGCATTACTTCTGTATTGATCGGCGCAAGCAAACCTGAGCAGGTTACTGACTCTATCGGTTGTTTGGCTAATACTTCATTTACGGATGAAGAGCTGAAGTTGATCAATCATATACTGGCTTAA
- a CDS encoding AAA family ATPase produces MKEVPMWTITENKDWAYLETRFDWIKRMENVPQDAIYHAEGNVAIHTKMVLEALMAQPAYQQLLAQEQEILWAAALLHDVEKYSTTVIEPDGRITSNGHARKGAMTARQILYREAPASFTVREQVVSLVRYHGLPLWVFEKLDPAKALTIASMEVNTQWLALLARADVLGRICTDQDEMLYKIDCFEAFCREQSCWGTARNFATNEAKMYYMQHENAYSDYVPFEQPGAEVILMSGLPGAGKNTYIQKHYPDLPVVSLDDIRVARAISPTDKSGNGMVIQEAKEQARVFLRKQKSFIWNATDITRQMRLQLVELFITYKAAVKIIYVEVPYRELLKQNRNREAAIPDIVLERLIDKLEVPALWEVHEVSYSVAEVI; encoded by the coding sequence ATGAAGGAGGTACCTATGTGGACCATTACTGAAAATAAAGACTGGGCATATCTTGAAACTCGTTTTGATTGGATAAAACGGATGGAGAATGTACCCCAGGATGCCATCTATCATGCCGAAGGCAATGTGGCTATCCATACCAAAATGGTGTTGGAGGCGCTGATGGCGCAGCCGGCTTACCAGCAATTATTGGCACAGGAACAGGAGATCCTTTGGGCTGCTGCATTGCTGCACGATGTTGAAAAGTACAGCACTACTGTAATTGAACCCGATGGCCGGATCACCTCAAACGGACATGCCCGCAAAGGAGCTATGACTGCAAGGCAGATCCTTTACCGGGAAGCGCCGGCGTCTTTTACTGTACGTGAGCAGGTGGTTTCCCTGGTAAGGTATCACGGACTACCACTTTGGGTTTTTGAGAAGCTCGATCCGGCAAAAGCACTCACTATAGCAAGCATGGAGGTTAATACCCAGTGGTTAGCATTGCTTGCCCGTGCCGATGTATTAGGGAGGATCTGTACCGATCAGGATGAAATGCTTTATAAAATAGATTGTTTTGAAGCTTTCTGTCGCGAACAAAGCTGCTGGGGTACTGCCCGCAACTTTGCAACCAACGAGGCGAAAATGTATTATATGCAGCATGAAAACGCTTACTCCGATTACGTACCGTTTGAGCAGCCTGGCGCTGAAGTAATATTGATGAGTGGCCTACCGGGAGCAGGTAAAAACACGTATATCCAAAAGCACTACCCGGATCTGCCGGTTGTATCGCTTGATGATATCCGTGTGGCACGAGCTATCTCGCCTACTGATAAAAGTGGTAATGGCATGGTGATCCAAGAAGCTAAGGAGCAAGCCAGGGTATTTTTAAGAAAGCAAAAAAGCTTTATCTGGAATGCTACTGATATTACCAGGCAAATGCGCCTGCAATTGGTTGAACTGTTCATAACTTATAAGGCTGCTGTAAAAATCATTTATGTAGAAGTGCCTTACCGCGAATTGCTAAAACAAAACAGGAACCGCGAAGCAGCTATACCAGATATTGTTTTGGAAAGGTTGATTGATAAGCTGGAAGTTCCGGCCCTATGGGAGGTACATGAGGTTAGTTATAGCGTGGCCGAAGTTATTTGA
- a CDS encoding Crp/Fnr family transcriptional regulator: MFQNINNYAARSVNLTAEETTLFNELLEYRKVPKKTRLLAAGDICNFEAYVNKGCIREYIIDENGAEVTLQFAVEDWWVSDLASFQDQSPCTMYIETLEDCELLILTRDSKERLLTEVPKLERMFRLMLQRHLTVIQKRLFKTISTTAMEKYLEFINRYPNIPQRVPQHYIASYLGISPEFLSKLRARNLKKQEN; this comes from the coding sequence ATGTTTCAAAATATCAATAATTACGCAGCACGATCGGTTAATTTAACTGCCGAAGAAACAACGCTGTTTAATGAGCTATTGGAATACCGTAAAGTACCCAAAAAGACCCGCCTGCTTGCCGCCGGCGATATCTGCAACTTTGAAGCCTACGTAAACAAAGGCTGTATCCGCGAATATATTATTGATGAGAATGGCGCAGAAGTGACCCTGCAATTTGCGGTTGAAGACTGGTGGGTAAGCGACCTGGCCAGTTTCCAGGATCAAAGTCCCTGCACCATGTACATTGAAACCCTGGAAGATTGTGAACTGCTCATCCTCACCCGCGATTCAAAAGAGCGCCTGTTAACTGAAGTGCCCAAGCTGGAACGCATGTTCAGGCTCATGCTGCAAAGGCACCTTACAGTAATTCAGAAACGGCTATTTAAAACCATCTCCACCACAGCTATGGAAAAATACCTGGAGTTTATTAATCGTTACCCCAATATTCCGCAAAGAGTGCCGCAACATTATATAGCTTCATATCTGGGTATTTCGCCCGAGTTTTTGAGTAAATTAAGGGCGAGGAATTTGAAAAAGCAAGAAAATTGA
- a CDS encoding dihydrofolate reductase family protein has protein sequence MRNLVLFMHISLDGMVARADGAMDWIKVSSELFEYANARTQVADIALYGRKTFEMMDAYWPTAADGPNPSKHTIEHATWYNNTLKYVVSETAAKQNTDKIKFISDDVKSQISDLKKQEGGEIIMFGSPGLARYLMQEGLVDEFWLFINPIVLGAGVPLFPNTEIKLKLEKSTTFADGVVGVHYIKE, from the coding sequence ATGAGAAACTTAGTATTGTTTATGCACATTTCGCTTGATGGTATGGTTGCCCGCGCTGATGGCGCTATGGACTGGATCAAAGTGAGCAGTGAGCTATTTGAGTATGCCAACGCCCGCACACAGGTAGCTGATATTGCCCTATATGGCCGTAAAACCTTTGAAATGATGGATGCCTACTGGCCAACAGCGGCCGATGGGCCAAACCCCTCAAAGCATACTATTGAACACGCTACATGGTATAATAATACACTTAAGTATGTGGTGTCTGAAACTGCTGCCAAGCAAAATACCGATAAGATTAAATTTATCAGTGATGACGTAAAGTCGCAGATTTCAGACCTCAAAAAACAGGAAGGCGGCGAGATTATCATGTTTGGCAGCCCCGGCCTTGCGCGTTATTTGATGCAGGAAGGTTTGGTTGATGAATTTTGGCTGTTTATAAACCCAATTGTGCTCGGCGCCGGTGTTCCGCTGTTTCCAAATACGGAAATAAAGCTCAAACTGGAAAAAAGCACAACTTTTGCCGATGGTGTTGTTGGGGTGCATTATATAAAAGAGTAG
- a CDS encoding M56 family metallopeptidase: protein MYLLLNSNAISHSLIQAFSWMLIHSLWQGLLLSVMSAVVMLLTKKASAAVRYNLVLVQFLLFVGACLFTFTWEWSKHPQQNMVQFGDVIGSRASALLKLNADGVRNFANICIGYFTANAPMVVLLWFVFFLFRSVRMMRGLMFIHTAKHRDVSEPAGYWKNRVELLCEKLQLKRAVRLLESGFVKMPMVIGHLKPVILIPAGLLSGLPPEQVEAVVLHELAHIRRHDYIVNFLQTVTETVFFFNPGLLWISALLRDERENCCDDIAIAQTKNKREFIQALISFKEHSLYGSSYAVAFPGKKNQLLQRVSRILGNKNKAVTSGERAFLIGGVIIFSAIIATAAIAQIRKINYPDNSSPHIYKQKQRAMQPAGVQSTVTVKQAGKPKRLKSKYVADIQKRTYPKENVVMANAGAVSPQEVVERDALAAKQRAEQENRQTLADKAQFNREQEQAKRDQEHAKIDQEQARRDQEQAMRDQAQAKLDQEQAERDQIQAKRDQVQAVKDQSQANNQKTAPIRSKASVQD, encoded by the coding sequence ATGTACCTGCTCCTTAACTCCAACGCCATTTCCCACAGCCTGATACAGGCTTTTAGCTGGATGCTGATCCATTCACTATGGCAGGGTTTGTTGTTGTCGGTTATGAGCGCGGTGGTGATGCTGCTTACCAAAAAAGCAAGCGCGGCAGTAAGGTACAACCTGGTACTTGTACAGTTTTTACTGTTTGTTGGCGCCTGCCTGTTCACTTTTACCTGGGAGTGGAGTAAGCATCCGCAGCAAAATATGGTACAGTTTGGTGATGTCATAGGGAGCAGGGCATCGGCTTTATTAAAGCTTAATGCCGATGGGGTCCGAAATTTTGCCAATATCTGTATCGGTTATTTTACTGCCAATGCACCAATGGTGGTACTGCTATGGTTTGTGTTTTTCCTGTTCCGCTCAGTAAGGATGATGCGGGGGCTCATGTTTATCCATACTGCTAAGCACAGGGATGTGTCTGAACCGGCTGGTTACTGGAAAAACAGGGTTGAGCTGCTTTGCGAAAAGCTGCAATTGAAGCGGGCCGTACGGCTGCTGGAATCGGGTTTTGTAAAAATGCCCATGGTTATAGGGCACCTGAAGCCGGTTATCCTGATCCCGGCAGGTTTACTGTCCGGTTTACCGCCCGAGCAGGTCGAAGCGGTAGTGTTGCATGAACTGGCCCACATCCGCAGGCACGATTATATTGTTAATTTTTTACAAACTGTTACCGAAACTGTATTTTTCTTCAATCCGGGTTTGTTATGGATTTCGGCCCTGCTGCGAGACGAGCGGGAAAACTGCTGCGATGATATTGCTATAGCACAAACAAAAAATAAGCGGGAGTTTATACAGGCACTTATCAGCTTTAAAGAACATTCGCTTTACGGCTCGAGTTATGCGGTTGCATTTCCTGGCAAAAAAAATCAGCTGCTGCAAAGGGTAAGTCGCATCCTGGGGAATAAAAACAAAGCAGTAACCTCGGGCGAGAGGGCATTTTTGATAGGCGGAGTTATCATCTTTTCGGCCATCATAGCTACTGCCGCCATTGCACAGATCAGGAAAATTAATTATCCGGATAACAGCAGTCCCCATATATACAAACAGAAACAGCGAGCGATGCAACCAGCCGGCGTGCAATCCACAGTAACGGTAAAACAGGCCGGGAAACCAAAGCGCCTAAAAAGCAAATACGTTGCCGATATTCAGAAGCGTACCTATCCAAAGGAAAATGTAGTTATGGCTAATGCCGGGGCTGTTTCTCCGCAGGAGGTGGTTGAGCGTGACGCATTGGCAGCGAAGCAGCGGGCCGAACAGGAAAACCGGCAGACCTTAGCTGATAAAGCTCAGTTTAACCGGGAACAGGAACAAGCCAAACGCGACCAGGAGCACGCCAAAATAGATCAGGAACAAGCGCGCCGTGATCAGGAGCAGGCCATGCGTGATCAGGCCCAGGCCAAACTTGACCAGGAACAGGCAGAAAGGGATCAGATACAAGCTAAGCGGGATCAGGTGCAGGCGGTAAAGGATCAGTCACAGGCAAATAATCAAAAAACAGCACCTATAAGGAGTAAAGCAAGCGTTCAGGATTAA
- a CDS encoding RNA polymerase sigma-70 factor, translating to MIKVIITDKGMLDTEVKYLLNDIALNSSRASFKRLYLFYYGKLFGLAKSLVKQDELAEEITNDVFMNLWARRASLAEINNFTYYCYTSVKNKSLTCLAKNQLKSVNIDDVHIDVADSSATGEDKLVCEDLTKLINTTLSKLSAQCRLVFKLIKEDDLKYREVADLLDISIKTVEYHMGNALKTLVLGLKDAQKLPVTVSHEKISKNI from the coding sequence TTGATAAAAGTAATTATAACCGATAAAGGAATGTTGGATACCGAAGTTAAGTACTTGCTTAATGATATTGCTCTAAACAGCAGCAGGGCTTCCTTTAAAAGGCTGTACTTATTTTATTATGGTAAATTGTTTGGCCTGGCAAAATCACTGGTAAAACAGGATGAATTGGCCGAAGAGATCACCAACGACGTTTTTATGAACCTGTGGGCACGCCGGGCATCGTTGGCCGAAATCAATAACTTTACTTATTACTGCTATACATCGGTAAAAAATAAATCACTTACCTGCCTCGCCAAAAATCAGCTAAAAAGCGTGAATATTGATGACGTTCATATAGATGTTGCCGATTCAAGTGCAACAGGGGAGGATAAGCTGGTTTGCGAGGACCTTACCAAACTGATCAATACCACATTAAGCAAACTATCCGCCCAATGCCGTCTTGTTTTTAAGCTGATAAAAGAAGACGACCTGAAATATCGTGAAGTAGCCGATTTACTCGATATCTCCATAAAAACTGTTGAATACCACATGGGCAACGCCCTGAAAACGCTTGTGCTGGGGTTAAAGGATGCCCAGAAATTGCCGGTTACAGTTAGCCACGAAAAAATTTCAAAAAATATTTAA
- a CDS encoding phosphatase PAP2 family protein, producing the protein MQKFRFYFISMLLAASFSLPSYAQVKDTLQKDAVKKDSLQKDSARNILTLPDTVKHLQSKFPSYIPPAAFITYGLLSLKIKVIRNLDYSVHDDLTTDHPGFHTKMDNYLQYAPIVSVYALNLAGVHGKNTFIDRTMLLVLSEAIFAGTTFGLKRVTHRTRPDGSDKFSFPSGHTGNAFVSAEFMAQEYGDRSPIYGGVGYGFATATAILRVYNNKHWFSDIIAGAGFGILSTKAAYYLYPLIRNGVFRGGNEKGKNNNSLLLPTYQDGKVGLTFAKSF; encoded by the coding sequence TTGCAAAAGTTCAGGTTTTATTTTATTTCGATGCTATTGGCAGCTTCGTTCTCGCTGCCATCATATGCCCAGGTTAAGGATACATTACAAAAAGATGCGGTAAAAAAGGACTCTTTGCAAAAAGACTCTGCCAGGAATATCCTGACTTTGCCCGATACAGTCAAACATCTTCAAAGTAAGTTTCCATCATATATACCGCCGGCAGCTTTTATTACTTATGGTCTGCTATCGCTAAAGATAAAAGTGATTCGAAATCTTGACTATAGTGTGCATGATGATTTAACTACTGATCATCCCGGCTTTCATACCAAGATGGATAATTACCTTCAATACGCGCCAATTGTATCGGTGTATGCGCTGAACCTGGCCGGTGTTCATGGTAAAAATACATTTATTGACCGCACCATGCTGCTGGTGCTTTCTGAAGCCATATTTGCCGGCACCACTTTCGGTTTAAAACGCGTTACCCACAGGACGAGGCCCGATGGTTCAGATAAGTTTTCGTTTCCTTCAGGCCATACCGGTAACGCCTTTGTTTCTGCCGAGTTTATGGCCCAGGAATATGGGGATCGTTCGCCCATATACGGCGGCGTTGGTTATGGTTTTGCTACCGCTACAGCTATTTTACGAGTGTATAACAACAAGCACTGGTTTAGTGATATCATAGCGGGGGCCGGTTTTGGTATTCTTTCAACCAAAGCGGCTTATTACCTGTACCCGCTTATCCGTAACGGTGTATTTCGCGGAGGCAACGAAAAGGGCAAAAACAATAACTCCTTATTATTGCCAACTTACCAGGATGGCAAGGTTGGTTTAACCTTTGCGAAGAGTTTTTAA
- a CDS encoding FecR family protein — MINNIWILIGKKLNGEASPEELLELEQLLQQQGDTIMYPMDELEEIWKNDQQIAGDEKLLSKWDAFDAELDAIEAKEAEEAAQVIAIQTKRKKARIVKMGSLLAAACLILGIFWFTRKETIAPGKSNEITAPKNGISKIQLPDGSRVWLNMGSRLTYSNDFGTDQRRVSLVGEAFFDVVKDPQRPFVVTTPTISIRVLGTKFNVRSYKNDKTSEAALIRGKIELTVLKNPEKKIILNPSEKLTVINNQELHIKNNVPTIKVAEETPLIALSRIHQAKKDTLPSEALWLENKLAFDAEDFENIAQKMERRYNVNIVFENDDVKKLRFTGKFQKESISKALLSLQKTAAFSYKIDTNQIVIY; from the coding sequence ATGATTAATAACATCTGGATACTTATTGGTAAAAAGTTAAATGGTGAAGCTTCGCCCGAAGAGTTACTTGAACTTGAGCAACTGTTACAGCAACAGGGGGATACCATTATGTACCCGATGGATGAGCTGGAGGAGATCTGGAAAAATGATCAGCAAATCGCCGGGGATGAAAAACTGCTGAGCAAATGGGATGCTTTTGACGCCGAACTTGATGCCATTGAAGCAAAGGAAGCTGAAGAGGCTGCGCAGGTTATCGCCATTCAAACTAAAAGGAAAAAAGCCAGGATCGTTAAAATGGGCTCGTTATTGGCCGCAGCCTGTTTAATATTAGGTATCTTTTGGTTTACCCGCAAAGAAACTATTGCACCGGGAAAGTCAAATGAAATAACTGCTCCTAAAAACGGGATCAGTAAAATTCAACTGCCTGACGGTAGCCGTGTCTGGCTCAATATGGGCAGCAGACTTACCTACAGCAATGATTTTGGCACCGATCAAAGACGGGTGTCCCTTGTAGGTGAAGCTTTTTTTGACGTGGTTAAAGACCCGCAGCGCCCTTTTGTGGTTACCACGCCAACCATCAGTATCAGGGTATTAGGTACTAAATTCAATGTGCGCTCGTATAAAAATGATAAAACATCCGAAGCCGCACTCATCCGTGGTAAAATTGAACTTACCGTTTTAAAAAATCCTGAAAAAAAGATCATCCTCAACCCTTCAGAAAAACTTACGGTAATCAATAATCAGGAGCTCCATATAAAAAATAATGTTCCAACAATTAAGGTGGCCGAGGAGACGCCACTTATAGCACTGAGCCGCATTCATCAGGCAAAAAAAGATACGCTGCCGTCTGAAGCTTTATGGCTCGAAAATAAACTGGCCTTTGATGCCGAGGATTTTGAAAATATCGCTCAAAAAATGGAGCGCAGATATAACGTGAATATCGTTTTTGAAAATGATGATGTAAAAAAGCTGCGTTTTACGGGGAAATTTCAAAAAGAATCGATTAGCAAGGCTTTATTGAGCTTGCAAAAAACAGCTGCGTTCAGTTATAAAATTGACACTAACCAAATTGTAATTTATTAA
- a CDS encoding beta-xylosidase: MKIIKLIPCLLLFAGSRILAQERANITISLQDKVGDMYPFWAWFGHDEPNYTYMKDGRKLLSELAALSPVPVRMRVHNLLTSGDGTAALKWGSTNAYTEDPNGKPVYNWHLVDSIFDTYIKLGMKPYAQIGFMPEALSTHPKPYRHYWKPGDNYDDVYTGWAYPPKDYNKWEELVYQWVKHCVQRYGKAEVESWYWEVWNEPNIGYWKGTMQEFFKLYDYAAHGVKRALPTAHVGGPEVAGGSSPGGMKFLNAFIKHCIADTNYATGKIGSPVDVISFHAKGQPTLVNGRVRMNMAPQIRDIREGFKIVASYPETKNTPIVIGESDPEGCAACGMATNPSNAYRNGTMYSSYTAASIAREYQLADSLGVNFMGSVSWSFEFENQPWFYGFRDLATNGVDKPVLNVFRMLGMMKGKRLKVTSDQMYSLKTVADSSIRGNNTDIGALAAADKKEMTVLLWNYHDNDLHNAGKTVKIRIEHLPPTFVKLTQYRIDDEHSNAYEVWKKMGSPQSPTAAQIKELEKSGQLQQFGKPVTLPAKSGLSGATVLLPRQGVALLKFSW; encoded by the coding sequence ATGAAGATCATCAAACTTATCCCCTGCCTTTTATTATTTGCTGGCAGCCGTATTCTTGCCCAAGAACGGGCCAATATCACCATAAGCCTACAGGATAAAGTTGGCGATATGTACCCCTTTTGGGCGTGGTTTGGCCACGATGAGCCTAACTATACCTACATGAAGGATGGTCGTAAACTCCTGTCGGAGTTGGCCGCCTTGAGCCCCGTACCGGTGCGCATGCGGGTTCATAACCTGCTTACCAGCGGCGATGGAACAGCGGCACTGAAATGGGGATCGACCAATGCTTATACTGAAGATCCAAACGGCAAACCTGTTTATAACTGGCACCTGGTAGATAGTATATTTGATACTTACATTAAACTGGGCATGAAACCTTATGCCCAGATAGGTTTTATGCCCGAGGCCTTGTCAACCCATCCCAAGCCTTATCGTCATTACTGGAAACCTGGCGATAACTATGATGATGTTTACACCGGCTGGGCGTATCCACCCAAAGATTATAACAAATGGGAAGAACTTGTTTATCAGTGGGTAAAGCATTGCGTACAGCGCTACGGCAAGGCCGAGGTTGAAAGCTGGTACTGGGAGGTTTGGAACGAGCCAAACATAGGCTACTGGAAAGGGACGATGCAGGAGTTCTTTAAACTATACGATTACGCCGCACATGGCGTAAAACGGGCACTGCCAACAGCACACGTTGGCGGACCGGAAGTTGCAGGTGGCTCAAGCCCCGGCGGGATGAAGTTTTTGAACGCCTTTATTAAACATTGCATTGCTGACACCAATTATGCAACAGGCAAAATAGGCTCACCTGTTGATGTGATCTCTTTCCATGCTAAAGGGCAGCCTACGCTGGTCAATGGCCGGGTGCGCATGAATATGGCGCCGCAGATCCGTGATATCAGGGAAGGGTTTAAAATTGTAGCATCATACCCCGAAACTAAAAACACGCCAATAGTTATAGGCGAATCGGACCCGGAAGGTTGCGCAGCCTGCGGTATGGCTACCAATCCGTCAAATGCTTATCGTAACGGCACTATGTACTCAAGCTATACAGCAGCTTCCATAGCCCGCGAATACCAACTGGCCGATTCCTTAGGTGTAAACTTTATGGGCTCGGTATCCTGGTCGTTTGAGTTTGAAAACCAGCCCTGGTTTTATGGTTTCCGCGATCTGGCTACCAATGGTGTTGATAAGCCGGTACTCAACGTTTTCCGGATGCTTGGGATGATGAAGGGTAAACGCCTGAAGGTAACCAGCGACCAAATGTATTCGCTTAAAACCGTAGCCGATTCAAGCATCAGGGGAAATAATACAGATATCGGTGCTTTGGCAGCCGCAGATAAAAAAGAAATGACCGTATTGCTGTGGAACTACCATGACAATGACCTGCATAATGCAGGAAAAACCGTAAAGATCAGGATAGAACATCTGCCACCAACCTTTGTAAAACTAACTCAATACCGCATTGATGATGAGCATAGCAACGCCTACGAAGTGTGGAAAAAGATGGGTTCACCGCAAAGTCCTACAGCTGCGCAAATTAAAGAGCTTGAAAAATCGGGGCAATTACAACAGTTTGGCAAACCGGTTACACTACCGGCTAAATCAGGGCTGTCTGGTGCCACTGTATTGTTACCAAGGCAGGGTGTGGCCCTTTTAAAGTTTAGCTGGTAA
- a CDS encoding BlaI/MecI/CopY family transcriptional regulator, which yields MSLFKKDIPADVTPTKTEMDVLQVLWQYGPSTVRFVHDKLNEQKEAVIYTSTLKLMQVMKEKGMLERDETNMKHVYSAAVEEDKVKGNMLGRFVDSMYNGSPSDLMVALLGNDKTSAEELKKIKELLKNMDDQ from the coding sequence ATGAGTTTGTTTAAGAAGGATATTCCCGCTGATGTAACGCCCACAAAAACCGAAATGGATGTATTGCAGGTGTTATGGCAGTACGGCCCATCAACAGTGCGGTTTGTGCATGATAAGCTTAATGAACAAAAGGAAGCGGTAATTTACACCAGTACCCTTAAGCTGATGCAGGTAATGAAAGAGAAGGGAATGCTTGAACGTGATGAAACCAATATGAAGCACGTTTACAGCGCCGCGGTTGAGGAAGACAAAGTGAAAGGTAATATGCTTGGCCGCTTTGTTGATTCAATGTATAACGGTTCGCCGAGCGATTTGATGGTAGCCCTGTTGGGTAACGACAAAACATCGGCCGAAGAACTCAAAAAAATAAAAGAGCTGCTCAAAAACATGGACGATCAATAA